The proteins below are encoded in one region of Pseudomonas entomophila L48:
- a CDS encoding AAA family ATPase yields the protein MSQALISALQNPALYPHPVEGFQLIETHISWVLLTGEFAYKIKKPMNFGFLDFTGLDQRGHFCNEELRLNQRLTDGLYLEVLPITGSAEAPQLGGEGAPIEYALKMRQFPQGQMLSTLQANGELNAGHIDQMAAQIAAFHLQAPKVPVEHALGTPDAVMAPVEQNFEQIRPFLSDKADLQQLDNLQAWAQDSFKRLHGLLEARKANGFIRECHGDIHLGNATLIDGKVVIFDCIEFNEPFRLTDVYADVGFLAMDLEDRGLKCLSRRFISQYLELTGDYEGLELLNFYKAYRALVRAKVALFSMPADADGVQRATTLRTYRNYANLAESYSAIPSRLLAITHGVSAVGKSHVAMRLVEALGAVRVRSDVERKRLFGEQQQADAGQLQAGIYDKDASVATYQRLHTLAATILRAGFPVVLDATYLKHDQRKAAAEVASETGVPFLILDCQAPEAVIASWLAQRQAENVDPSDATLEVVQAQQASREPLDAEELKHSKRVDTQESASMDQLIEQIRQYLPGI from the coding sequence GTGAGCCAAGCCCTGATCAGCGCGCTGCAGAACCCCGCCCTCTATCCGCACCCCGTCGAGGGCTTCCAGCTCATCGAGACGCACATTTCCTGGGTCCTGCTCACGGGCGAGTTCGCCTACAAGATCAAGAAACCGATGAACTTCGGCTTCCTCGACTTCACCGGCCTGGACCAGCGCGGGCATTTCTGCAACGAAGAGTTGCGCCTGAACCAGCGCCTGACCGACGGCCTGTACCTGGAAGTCCTGCCGATCACCGGCAGCGCCGAGGCGCCGCAGCTGGGCGGCGAAGGCGCGCCGATCGAATATGCGCTGAAAATGCGCCAGTTCCCTCAAGGGCAAATGCTCAGCACCCTGCAGGCCAATGGTGAACTGAACGCCGGCCACATCGACCAGATGGCTGCGCAGATCGCCGCCTTCCACCTGCAGGCGCCGAAGGTGCCGGTCGAGCACGCGCTGGGCACCCCGGACGCGGTCATGGCGCCGGTGGAGCAGAACTTCGAGCAGATCCGCCCGTTCCTCAGCGACAAGGCCGACCTGCAACAGCTCGACAACCTGCAAGCCTGGGCCCAGGACAGCTTCAAGCGCCTGCATGGCCTGCTCGAGGCGCGCAAGGCCAACGGCTTCATCCGTGAATGCCACGGCGACATTCACCTGGGCAATGCCACCCTGATCGACGGCAAGGTGGTGATCTTCGACTGCATCGAGTTCAACGAGCCCTTCCGCCTGACCGACGTCTATGCCGATGTCGGCTTCCTCGCCATGGACTTGGAAGACCGTGGCCTGAAGTGCCTGTCGCGCCGTTTCATCAGCCAGTACCTGGAACTGACCGGTGACTACGAAGGCCTGGAGCTGCTCAACTTCTACAAGGCCTACCGCGCCCTGGTGCGGGCCAAGGTCGCCCTGTTCAGCATGCCGGCCGACGCCGACGGTGTGCAGCGCGCAACCACCCTGCGCACTTACCGCAACTACGCCAACCTGGCTGAAAGCTACAGCGCCATTCCATCGCGCCTGCTGGCTATCACCCATGGTGTCTCGGCCGTGGGCAAAAGCCATGTAGCCATGCGCCTGGTCGAGGCGCTGGGTGCTGTGCGCGTGCGTTCCGATGTCGAGCGCAAGCGCCTGTTCGGCGAGCAACAGCAAGCCGACGCCGGCCAGTTGCAGGCGGGTATCTATGACAAAGACGCCAGCGTGGCCACCTACCAGCGCCTGCATACGCTGGCGGCGACCATCCTGCGCGCCGGCTTCCCGGTGGTGCTCGATGCCACCTACCTCAAGCACGACCAGCGCAAGGCCGCGGCCGAGGTGGCCAGCGAGACCGGCGTACCGTTCCTGATCCTCGATTGCCAGGCGCCCGAAGCCGTCATCGCCAGTTGGCTGGCGCAGCGCCAGGCGGAAAACGTCGACCCCTCGGATGCCACCCTGGAAGTGGTCCAGGCGCAACAGGCCAGCCGCGAACCACTGGATGCCGAAGAGCTCAAGCACAGCAAGCGTGTCGACACCCAGGAAAGCGCCAGCATGGACCAGTTGATCGAGCAGATTCGGCAATACCTGCCTGGCATCTGA
- a CDS encoding pentapeptide repeat-containing protein: MNQPRQLDNVLYTMVRDEKIAAFNREKPVDTPIDFRGGDFRGLDLRDLDVRGIDFTDAYFRAADLRGLDLRENGMEGASLAHAQISGTYFPSELSADEILMSVKFGTRMRYRTTR, encoded by the coding sequence ATGAACCAACCCCGCCAGCTGGACAACGTCCTGTACACCATGGTGCGCGACGAGAAGATCGCGGCCTTCAACCGCGAGAAGCCTGTGGACACGCCCATCGATTTTCGTGGTGGCGATTTCCGGGGCCTCGACCTGCGCGATCTGGATGTGCGCGGCATCGACTTCACCGACGCCTACTTCCGCGCCGCCGACCTGCGTGGGCTCGACCTGCGGGAGAACGGGATGGAAGGGGCGAGCCTTGCCCATGCGCAGATCTCCGGGACGTATTTCCCCAGCGAGCTGAGTGCCGACGAGATCCTGATGTCGGTGAAGTTCGGTACGCGCATGCGCTACCGCACCACCCGCTGA
- a CDS encoding TfoX/Sxy family protein, which translates to MNDELQHLKNLGKTSAQWLHAVGIHSASDLRRLGAVGAYHAVRTRGFRASKVLLYAIEGALLDMHWNDLPAERKQALNQQLDAKSHPQKIEK; encoded by the coding sequence ATGAACGATGAATTGCAGCATCTGAAAAACCTTGGCAAGACCTCCGCGCAATGGCTGCACGCCGTCGGTATCCACAGTGCATCGGACCTTCGCCGCCTGGGCGCGGTGGGGGCCTATCACGCCGTGAGAACGCGAGGATTCCGGGCTTCGAAGGTGTTGTTGTACGCCATCGAGGGTGCCCTGCTGGACATGCACTGGAACGACCTGCCCGCCGAACGCAAGCAGGCGCTCAACCAACAACTGGATGCGAAAAGCCATCCGCAGAAAATCGAAAAATAA
- a CDS encoding ChaN family lipoprotein — protein sequence MRHPLLSGLSICLVLALGGCQAQLTPLPAWQSSEGRDNAQLGQIVDLASGQTLTPEQLVQRLQSAPRVLVGEKHDNPDHHALQLWLLRALESRRPQGSLLLEMLEPGQQPLVDAQKGKAQPAPDLPKALGWQEGWDWALYGPIVREALARPYPLLSANLSPEEIRQAYRQPVAPAGARSNAPAVVQALREQVRAGHCDLLPESQLPAMLSVQQQRDRRIAERLLAAPQPALLVTGSFHARKDLGVPLHLADLGAKGQSTVLLLTEVGETVEPDMADFVWYTAALPELDYCAQLRKSH from the coding sequence ATGCGCCATCCTCTGCTGTCCGGCCTGTCGATCTGCCTGGTGCTGGCGTTGGGCGGTTGCCAGGCGCAATTGACGCCGCTGCCGGCCTGGCAAAGCAGTGAGGGGCGCGACAACGCGCAGCTTGGGCAGATTGTCGACCTGGCCAGCGGGCAGACGCTGACGCCAGAGCAATTGGTGCAACGGTTGCAAAGCGCACCCCGGGTGCTGGTTGGCGAAAAGCACGACAACCCCGATCACCATGCCTTGCAGCTCTGGTTGCTGCGTGCCTTGGAAAGCCGTCGACCGCAGGGCAGCCTGCTGCTCGAGATGCTGGAGCCCGGGCAGCAGCCGCTGGTCGATGCGCAAAAAGGCAAGGCACAACCAGCGCCGGACTTGCCCAAGGCGCTCGGTTGGCAGGAAGGCTGGGACTGGGCGTTGTATGGACCGATTGTCCGCGAGGCGCTGGCCCGGCCCTATCCATTGCTGTCCGCCAACCTGTCGCCGGAAGAGATCCGCCAAGCCTATCGCCAGCCGGTAGCACCTGCGGGAGCGCGCTCGAACGCCCCGGCAGTAGTGCAGGCACTGCGCGAGCAAGTGCGCGCCGGCCACTGCGATCTACTGCCTGAAAGCCAGCTACCGGCCATGCTCAGCGTGCAGCAGCAGCGTGACCGGCGTATCGCCGAACGCCTTTTGGCCGCGCCGCAACCCGCTCTGCTGGTCACCGGCAGCTTTCACGCGCGCAAGGACCTGGGCGTGCCGTTGCACCTCGCCGACCTGGGCGCGAAAGGGCAGAGCACCGTGCTGCTGCTGACGGAAGTCGGCGAGACGGTCGAGCCAGACATGGCCGACTTCGTCTGGTACACGGCGGCGCTTCCCGAGCTGGATTACTGCGCGCAGCTGCGCAAGAGCCACTGA
- a CDS encoding heme ABC transporter ATP-binding protein: MLDVEGLHLKRGSSEVLSDIRLQLRPGQILGVLGPNGAGKSSLLGALCGELSPSAGQVRLDGRDLHAWPGQERARRLAVLPQASSLGFAFSVEEVVGLGRLPHASGRQRDREIVEAALAAADAGHLASRSYLALSGGERQRVHLARVLAQLWPGEAGTTLLLDEPTSALDPLHQHTTLQAVRSFADRGAAVLVILHDLNLAARYCDHILLLEHGRSHALDTPQRVLTPAALNAVFGIDVLVQPHPERGHPLIITR, translated from the coding sequence ATGCTCGATGTCGAAGGGCTCCACCTCAAGCGCGGTAGCAGTGAAGTGCTGAGCGATATCCGCCTGCAACTGCGCCCTGGCCAGATACTGGGTGTGCTCGGCCCCAATGGTGCCGGCAAGAGCAGCCTGCTGGGCGCGCTGTGCGGCGAGCTTTCCCCGAGTGCCGGGCAAGTGCGCCTGGACGGACGCGATCTGCACGCCTGGCCCGGGCAGGAACGCGCCCGGCGCCTGGCCGTGCTGCCACAGGCGTCCAGCCTGGGGTTCGCCTTCAGTGTCGAGGAAGTGGTCGGCCTGGGTCGACTGCCCCATGCCAGTGGTCGCCAACGCGACCGCGAGATCGTCGAGGCCGCGCTGGCGGCGGCAGACGCCGGCCATCTGGCCAGCCGCAGCTACCTGGCCTTGTCCGGCGGCGAACGCCAGCGCGTGCACCTGGCCCGCGTACTTGCCCAGCTGTGGCCGGGCGAGGCGGGCACCACACTGTTGCTGGACGAGCCGACCTCCGCCCTCGACCCCTTGCACCAGCACACCACGCTGCAAGCGGTGCGCAGTTTCGCCGACCGCGGCGCGGCGGTACTGGTGATCCTGCATGACCTCAACCTGGCGGCGCGCTACTGTGACCATATCCTGCTGCTGGAGCACGGCCGCAGCCACGCCCTGGATACACCGCAACGGGTGCTGACCCCGGCGGCACTCAACGCCGTGTTCGGTATCGATGTGCTGGTGCAGCCGCACCCGGAGCGCGGGCACCCGTTGATCATCACTCGCTAG
- a CDS encoding FecCD family ABC transporter permease, translated as MLAVWLSLALGPVSLPLLDTLRGGLRLMGLPLAGDGLEQAEMILGQIRLPRTLLGLAVGAVLALSGVAMQGLFRNPLADPGLVGVASGAALGAAVAIVGGSWLGGMPEWFAPYLLSLCAFIGGLGVTAMVYRLGRRDGQTNVATMLLAGIAMTALGGSAVGLFTYLADDATLRTLTFWNLGSLNGASYERLWPLLLVAALVALWLPRRAQALNALLLGESEARHLGVEVERLKRELVFCTALGVGAAVAAAGLIGFIGLVVPHLVRLVAGPDHRVLLPASLLAGGTLLLFADLIARLALAPAELPIGIVTAFIGAPFFLFLLVKVRN; from the coding sequence CTGCTGGCGGTATGGCTGTCGCTGGCCTTGGGCCCGGTCAGCCTGCCGTTGCTTGATACCCTGCGCGGTGGCTTGCGTTTGATGGGCCTGCCGCTTGCCGGTGATGGGCTTGAGCAGGCAGAAATGATCCTCGGCCAGATCCGCCTGCCACGCACCTTGTTGGGCCTGGCTGTCGGCGCGGTGCTGGCACTGTCCGGCGTGGCCATGCAGGGCTTGTTCCGCAACCCGCTGGCAGATCCTGGGTTGGTGGGCGTGGCCAGTGGGGCTGCCCTGGGCGCGGCAGTGGCGATCGTCGGCGGCAGTTGGCTGGGGGGCATGCCCGAGTGGTTCGCCCCCTACCTGTTGTCGCTGTGTGCCTTCATCGGTGGCCTGGGGGTGACGGCCATGGTCTACCGCCTGGGCCGGCGCGACGGGCAGACCAACGTGGCCACCATGCTCCTGGCCGGTATCGCGATGACCGCCCTGGGTGGCTCGGCCGTTGGGCTGTTCACCTACCTGGCCGATGACGCCACCCTGCGTACCTTGACCTTCTGGAACCTTGGCAGCCTCAACGGCGCCAGCTATGAGCGACTGTGGCCGCTGCTGCTGGTGGCCGCGTTGGTGGCGCTGTGGTTGCCTCGTCGGGCTCAGGCGCTCAATGCGTTGCTGCTGGGCGAGTCCGAGGCACGCCACTTGGGCGTCGAGGTCGAGCGCCTGAAGCGCGAACTGGTGTTCTGCACCGCGCTGGGCGTCGGTGCGGCGGTGGCCGCCGCCGGGCTAATCGGCTTCATCGGCCTGGTGGTGCCGCATCTGGTGCGTCTGGTGGCGGGACCCGATCACCGGGTGCTGCTGCCCGCTTCGCTGCTGGCAGGCGGCACATTGTTGCTATTCGCTGATCTGATCGCGCGCCTGGCCTTGGCGCCTGCGGAGCTGCCGATTGGTATCGTCACCGCGTTCATTGGCGCGCCGTTCTTTCTGTTCCTGCTGGTGAAGGTGCGTAACTGA